One Candidatus Vicinibacter affinis DNA window includes the following coding sequences:
- a CDS encoding NADH-quinone oxidoreductase subunit M: MNSVLLLILFPLISAVLVFFAGRKFAGKIALTASVLSLFNFLYLMSSFHPHQGVAGSLMFNWIPGINAEFNMGLDAQSLILMLLTSLVVPIGITASLPKAEEKGATYYGLLLLGLSALLGFFAAQNAVTFYVFFEAALIPFYLIVLMHGGPDRKKAVFKFFLYTVFGSLLMLGAIIYFYSLIGVNKAGDWSTMYLIDLPLHAQMWILGALFIAFAIKSPLFPFHTWQADLYTQADRPTVIIIAAVLSKMGVFGMLRFYNVVPEAIDSMRFVLVGLCLIGVIYGALVAWRQSEMTRIVAYSSLSHMGMIAAALFSGTVSGLEGSLFQMFTHGILAAALFFVIDVLMQRSNHPSVYGYTGLAKSQPRLAVYFFVIVLASVGLPLTNGFIGELYMLWGITEYNLWLGAIAGVSIILGAVYMLRFFQKSMMGESVEENKSFIPLRIQEDYIFIILMFIILSFGLFPKAWLELSEYAVAQFAHFKI; the protein is encoded by the coding sequence ATGAATTCAGTTTTGCTGTTGATACTTTTTCCGTTGATCTCTGCTGTTCTGGTTTTTTTTGCCGGTAGAAAATTTGCAGGAAAAATTGCACTTACTGCGAGTGTATTGAGTCTATTTAATTTTTTATATCTGATGAGTTCATTTCATCCTCATCAGGGAGTGGCGGGTAGTCTGATGTTCAATTGGATACCGGGAATCAATGCTGAATTTAACATGGGCCTCGATGCACAGAGTTTGATATTGATGTTACTCACCTCTCTTGTGGTACCAATAGGAATTACGGCTTCTTTACCTAAGGCCGAAGAAAAGGGTGCTACTTATTATGGCTTGCTGCTTTTGGGTTTGTCCGCACTTTTGGGATTTTTTGCTGCTCAGAATGCGGTTACATTTTATGTATTTTTTGAAGCTGCACTCATTCCATTTTACCTCATCGTGCTGATGCATGGTGGGCCAGATCGAAAGAAGGCAGTTTTTAAATTTTTCCTGTACACTGTTTTTGGAAGTTTGCTGATGCTGGGCGCAATCATTTATTTTTATTCACTGATAGGGGTTAATAAGGCAGGAGATTGGTCCACTATGTATTTGATTGACTTACCACTTCATGCACAAATGTGGATATTGGGGGCGTTGTTTATTGCATTCGCGATTAAATCTCCGTTATTTCCATTTCACACCTGGCAGGCAGATTTATATACTCAAGCAGACCGGCCTACTGTAATTATCATAGCTGCTGTTCTATCCAAAATGGGTGTTTTCGGAATGTTGAGATTTTATAATGTGGTGCCTGAGGCTATTGATTCAATGAGGTTTGTGTTGGTAGGTCTGTGTTTGATTGGTGTAATATATGGCGCCTTGGTTGCCTGGCGTCAATCGGAAATGACCAGAATAGTTGCGTACTCTTCTTTGTCACACATGGGTATGATTGCAGCTGCTTTGTTTTCAGGAACGGTTTCCGGATTGGAAGGTAGTTTGTTTCAAATGTTTACCCATGGAATATTAGCGGCGGCATTATTTTTTGTAATTGATGTCTTGATGCAGCGCAGTAATCATCCAAGCGTATATGGATACACAGGATTGGCGAAGTCTCAGCCACGACTTGCAGTCTATTTTTTCGTAATTGTACTTGCATCGGTAGGACTTCCTTTGACCAATGGTTTTATAGGGGAGTTGTATATGTTGTGGGGAATAACAGAATATAATTTATGGTTGGGTGCCATCGCAGGAGTCAGCATTATTCTTGGTGCAGTTTACATGTTGCGCTTTTTTCAAAAATCCATGATGGGAGAATCGGTAGAAGAAAACAAATCGTTCATTCCACTTAGGATACAAGAGGATTATATTTTTATCATATTGATGTTTATTATTTTGAGTTTTGGTTTATTTCCAAAAGCCTGGCTCGAACTATCAGAATATGCAGTTGCTCAATTTGCTCATTTTAAAATCTAA
- the nuoK gene encoding NADH-quinone oxidoreductase subunit NuoK, producing the protein MNNQVPEIFTVIPITHYLLLGTILFVVGMIGVMVRKNVIIVFMCIEIMLNAVNLMLTSTSAYFSNSSGQIMVFFTMAVAAAEVSVGLAIIVMIYKNLHTTNIDLFNKLKG; encoded by the coding sequence ATGAACAACCAGGTACCTGAAATCTTTACCGTCATTCCAATAACGCATTATCTTTTATTGGGTACAATATTATTTGTTGTGGGAATGATAGGTGTGATGGTAAGGAAAAATGTCATCATCGTTTTTATGTGCATTGAGATCATGCTCAATGCAGTGAATCTTATGTTGACTTCAACTTCCGCCTATTTTTCCAATTCTTCCGGTCAGATCATGGTGTTTTTTACAATGGCAGTTGCGGCGGCAGAAGTGTCAGTTGGATTAGCCATTATAGTGATGATTTATAAAAATCTTCACACGACCAATATTGATTTATTCAATAAGCTGAAAGGATAG
- a CDS encoding NADH-quinone oxidoreductase subunit J has product MIDKIFFILSALTIISATMVVVSKHPIRSVLFLVLTFFLISAHYVLLNAQFLALVNIVVYAGAIMVLFLFVIMFLNLNKEIETVKGYFPWFAAVISGGCLMLIVISALEKSNIRPKSTVSDYSIGMVENLGMVLYRDYLVPMELSAVLFFVAMAGVVLLNRKERIVSSN; this is encoded by the coding sequence ATGATTGACAAAATATTTTTTATCCTGTCCGCTTTAACCATTATCAGTGCGACGATGGTGGTAGTTTCAAAGCATCCGATCAGAAGTGTACTTTTTCTGGTGTTGACCTTTTTCTTGATTTCCGCACATTATGTTTTACTGAATGCACAGTTTCTGGCTTTGGTGAATATTGTTGTTTATGCCGGTGCGATCATGGTATTATTTTTATTTGTGATCATGTTTTTAAATCTCAACAAAGAGATTGAAACAGTCAAAGGATACTTTCCGTGGTTTGCAGCAGTTATTTCAGGAGGATGCCTGATGCTCATTGTAATATCTGCCCTGGAGAAATCAAATATAAGACCTAAGAGTACTGTTTCAGATTATTCCATCGGTATGGTGGAAAATTTGGGTATGGTATTGTATAGAGACTACCTGGTTCCCATGGAGCTAAGCGCTGTTTTATTTTTTGTGGCCATGGCGGGAGTCGTATTGTTGAATAGAAAAGAAAGAATTGTTTCATCCAATTGA
- a CDS encoding NADH-quinone oxidoreductase subunit N codes for MLPLIILTIIGVLILFLGFSGRTRLIVPIAILGILGALAAYFSGAKMYSDWMIGMMSLHGTPLIFIYLILVVALFILPFINVFSRRGSEEVADFTGLILFALIGGIMMVSHLDLIVLFLGIEILSIAMYILAGADRRILQSNEASLKYFILGAFSSAILLFGIALFYASTGTLKIYDLNVGDSPIFQLSVLIIFCAFAFKVALVPFHFWAPDVYQGSPTIFTATMATIVKVAAFGALFQFLRYLGSNVGEWMFWLMSIVALSSLVLGNVMAYTQTSTKRLLSYSSIVQAGFILIGFLQLKQEDSWPIIYYLIAYCLASLICFFVCYFVENQNGSDHIDEFEGLFFSNPVLAVVMTIALISLGGGPLTAGFMAKLFVLNHAASVGSIALVVMALVLAVVSMYYYFKIINRMFTKKSASTVWSVSWTYQSVLIILSILTFVAGILPFWVVNLFK; via the coding sequence ATGTTGCCATTGATTATACTTACCATAATAGGCGTGTTGATTTTGTTTCTTGGGTTTTCCGGAAGAACAAGACTAATTGTCCCCATTGCAATTTTGGGAATACTTGGCGCCTTAGCAGCTTATTTTTCAGGAGCCAAAATGTACAGTGATTGGATGATTGGTATGATGAGTCTGCACGGCACTCCGCTCATTTTTATTTATTTGATATTAGTGGTCGCATTGTTTATTCTGCCATTTATAAACGTTTTCAGCAGGAGGGGATCAGAAGAAGTGGCAGATTTTACGGGGCTGATTTTATTTGCATTGATCGGTGGCATCATGATGGTTTCCCATCTTGATCTTATTGTTTTATTTCTGGGGATTGAGATTTTATCCATTGCCATGTACATCCTGGCAGGGGCTGACAGGAGGATTTTACAATCAAATGAAGCCTCACTAAAATATTTTATCTTAGGTGCATTTTCAAGTGCTATTTTGCTCTTTGGTATTGCATTGTTTTATGCCTCTACAGGTACTTTAAAAATATACGACCTCAATGTTGGAGATTCTCCCATATTTCAATTAAGTGTTTTAATTATTTTTTGTGCATTTGCTTTTAAAGTCGCACTCGTTCCATTTCATTTTTGGGCACCGGATGTTTATCAGGGTTCACCAACAATTTTTACTGCCACCATGGCAACAATCGTTAAAGTTGCTGCTTTTGGAGCCTTGTTTCAATTTCTCCGTTATCTTGGAAGTAATGTTGGAGAGTGGATGTTTTGGTTGATGAGTATTGTTGCTTTATCAAGTCTGGTATTGGGAAATGTCATGGCTTATACGCAGACCAGTACAAAGCGCTTGTTGTCGTATTCAAGTATTGTTCAGGCAGGATTTATCCTCATTGGTTTTCTGCAACTTAAGCAGGAAGATTCCTGGCCTATCATATATTATTTAATTGCGTATTGTTTGGCTTCATTGATTTGTTTCTTTGTTTGTTATTTTGTTGAAAACCAAAATGGTTCTGACCATATTGATGAGTTTGAGGGATTGTTTTTCTCCAATCCGGTTTTGGCTGTAGTGATGACCATTGCACTTATTTCTCTAGGCGGCGGACCTCTTACCGCCGGATTTATGGCCAAGCTTTTTGTGTTGAATCACGCGGCTTCAGTTGGATCCATTGCTTTGGTTGTAATGGCATTGGTTTTGGCTGTGGTGTCCATGTATTATTATTTTAAGATTATAAACCGAATGTTCACAAAAAAATCTGCCTCAACTGTTTGGTCAGTTTCATGGACCTATCAGAGTGTGCTGATAATTTTGTCTATTCTGACTTTTGTAGCAGGGATTCTACCTTTTTGGGTTGTCAATTTATTTAAATAA
- the nuoH gene encoding NADH-quinone oxidoreductase subunit NuoH, translating into MRMSLVIFKLIFIAVVFGLSLFIAMYSTYAERKVAAFLQDRLGPNRAGPFGLLQPLADGVKLFFKEEFIPLKADKWLFLMGPGFFMLTALMTSVVIPFGPDITIDGQTYALQGTDLNVGLLYIFGVVSLGVYGILIGGWASNNKFSLLGAIRAASQNISYELAMGLSIIALVMTSSSLSLRSIVDQQAGWHWNVLYQPLGFLIFIICAFAETNRAPFDLPECETELVGGYHTEFSSMKLGFYLFAEYTNMFISSAILATLYFGGYHFPFESHFDPGILKTLLSVAVLFGKIFFFIFLFMWIRWTLPRFRYDQLMNLGWKALIPLAVINIVLTGAIMLLK; encoded by the coding sequence ATCAGAATGAGCCTAGTAATTTTTAAACTGATCTTCATTGCCGTTGTATTTGGGTTGTCGCTTTTTATTGCGATGTATTCTACTTATGCAGAGCGCAAAGTGGCGGCTTTTCTGCAGGACAGATTGGGCCCAAATCGTGCGGGACCTTTTGGACTTTTGCAACCATTGGCGGATGGGGTAAAATTATTTTTCAAGGAAGAGTTTATTCCATTAAAAGCAGACAAATGGTTGTTTCTGATGGGCCCCGGTTTCTTTATGTTGACTGCCTTGATGACCAGTGTAGTGATTCCATTTGGACCTGATATAACTATAGACGGACAGACATATGCCTTACAGGGCACAGATTTGAATGTGGGCTTATTGTATATTTTTGGGGTGGTTTCACTGGGTGTTTATGGAATTTTGATTGGAGGCTGGGCCTCGAACAACAAATTTTCGCTTTTAGGAGCCATTAGAGCTGCTTCACAGAACATCAGTTATGAACTGGCGATGGGATTGTCGATCATTGCGTTGGTGATGACCTCGTCCAGTCTTTCTTTGCGCTCGATTGTCGATCAACAAGCAGGATGGCATTGGAATGTTTTGTACCAGCCATTGGGTTTTTTAATTTTCATAATTTGTGCTTTTGCTGAAACCAACAGGGCTCCATTTGATCTACCAGAATGTGAGACAGAATTGGTGGGCGGATATCATACCGAATTTTCTTCCATGAAGCTCGGTTTTTATCTATTTGCTGAATACACCAATATGTTTATATCCAGTGCGATATTGGCTACTTTGTATTTTGGTGGATACCACTTTCCATTTGAATCTCATTTTGATCCGGGGATATTGAAGACCTTGCTTTCGGTAGCAGTTTTATTTGGAAAAATATTCTTTTTCATTTTTCTTTTTATGTGGATCAGGTGGACGCTTCCCCGATTCCGATATGATCAATTAATGAATCTGGGGTGGAAAGCACTTATTCCACTTGCCGTAATAAATATCGTCTTAACCGGAGCCATAATGCTTTTAAAATGA
- the nuoL gene encoding NADH-quinone oxidoreductase subunit L, translating to MSSINLIHFIIWPPLIGFLVNGIFGHLLPKKLTGSLACLGPLISFIASVLMYVGFTAPVSISYYTWFNIGGQTSVDFSFYVDQLTLLMLMIVTGVGTLIHVYSMGYMDHDKGYTRFFAYLNLFLFSMLLLVMGSNLIMLFAGWEGVGLCSFLLIGFWFGNTEYNKAARKAFVMNRIGDLGFILGIFLLGIKFKSLDIQTILGSLGSISIGDPAIVLITLLLFVGVTGKSAQIPLFTWLPDAMAGPTPVSALIHAATMVTAGIYLVARMSGLFNLAPFTLTVITITGLATAFIAATIALKQNDIKKVLAYSTVSQLGYMVVALGCAAYGTAIFHVMTHAFFKALLFLSAGSVIHGLHGEQDITNMGGLKNSMKWTHLVFLVGTLALVGCPPLAGFFSKDEILAAVYSHSLLYFVILAFTSVFTAWYMFRIYFATFHGEYRGDQETKSKIHESPAIMLLPLVVLALLSVVGGFAGIPEILFPTHYVTEFLSPVLKSEAHHVSHFFEYCLWGVTVLALVVIAYITSKRYGTSDKSVFNKAPNSAALILKKKYYLDELYDFVLVAPLKALGSFFKNVFDKVGIDGIVRFPDTVFRNASIGLKPLSSGIISWYVISMVLGLLCFLLLFMI from the coding sequence ATGAGTTCAATCAATCTGATACACTTCATCATCTGGCCTCCACTGATTGGATTTTTGGTCAATGGAATTTTTGGACATTTGCTTCCGAAAAAATTAACGGGCAGTCTCGCATGTCTGGGACCGTTGATCAGTTTTATTGCCTCCGTATTGATGTATGTTGGATTTACCGCACCGGTTAGCATTTCATATTACACCTGGTTTAATATTGGAGGACAGACATCTGTTGATTTTAGTTTTTATGTCGATCAGCTTACCCTTTTGATGCTGATGATAGTGACCGGAGTAGGAACTTTGATTCATGTTTATTCCATGGGATACATGGATCACGATAAAGGATACACCAGATTTTTTGCCTACCTGAATTTGTTTCTCTTCTCCATGTTATTGCTGGTGATGGGATCAAACCTCATCATGTTGTTTGCAGGATGGGAAGGTGTTGGACTTTGTTCATTTTTATTGATTGGTTTTTGGTTTGGGAATACGGAATACAATAAAGCTGCGAGGAAAGCTTTTGTGATGAACAGGATAGGGGATCTTGGATTTATTCTGGGCATTTTTTTATTGGGAATTAAATTTAAATCGCTCGATATACAGACTATTCTTGGAAGTTTGGGATCAATTTCTATTGGAGATCCAGCAATTGTATTAATCACCTTATTGCTTTTTGTGGGTGTTACCGGAAAGTCAGCACAAATTCCGTTATTTACCTGGTTACCTGATGCGATGGCTGGTCCTACTCCCGTTTCTGCTTTGATCCATGCAGCCACGATGGTGACTGCCGGAATTTATCTGGTTGCAAGAATGAGTGGACTATTCAATCTTGCACCTTTTACTTTAACCGTGATTACGATAACCGGACTGGCAACGGCATTTATTGCTGCAACGATCGCTTTAAAGCAAAATGATATTAAGAAAGTGTTGGCTTATTCTACTGTTAGCCAATTGGGATATATGGTGGTGGCTCTGGGATGTGCGGCGTATGGCACGGCTATTTTTCACGTGATGACGCATGCTTTTTTCAAGGCCTTATTATTCCTTAGTGCGGGCAGTGTTATTCACGGCTTGCATGGGGAGCAAGACATTACAAATATGGGGGGACTTAAGAATTCAATGAAGTGGACCCATTTGGTATTTCTTGTTGGAACACTGGCATTGGTTGGATGTCCACCTTTAGCGGGCTTCTTTTCTAAGGACGAAATTTTGGCTGCCGTGTACAGTCATAGTTTATTGTATTTTGTCATCCTGGCATTTACTTCTGTGTTTACGGCCTGGTACATGTTCAGGATTTATTTTGCGACCTTCCATGGAGAATATCGAGGTGATCAGGAGACAAAATCAAAAATTCATGAATCACCTGCAATTATGTTGTTGCCATTGGTCGTTCTTGCCCTACTTTCGGTAGTTGGCGGTTTTGCAGGAATTCCGGAAATACTTTTTCCCACGCATTATGTAACTGAATTTTTAAGTCCGGTTCTTAAAAGCGAGGCGCATCATGTCTCTCATTTTTTTGAGTATTGTTTGTGGGGCGTAACCGTATTGGCGCTGGTGGTAATTGCTTATATTACTTCCAAACGATATGGCACTTCAGACAAATCTGTTTTCAATAAAGCACCTAATAGTGCAGCGTTGATTTTAAAGAAAAAATATTATCTCGATGAGCTTTATGATTTTGTATTAGTTGCACCGCTTAAAGCATTGGGTAGTTTTTTTAAGAATGTATTTGACAAAGTTGGTATTGATGGCATCGTGCGTTTTCCTGATACCGTGTTCAGAAATGCAAGTATTGGACTTAAGCCTTTGAGCTCCGGAATTATAAGTTGGTATGTCATCAGTATGGTGCTTGGACTTCTTTGCTTCTTATTGTTGTTTATGATTTAA
- the nuoI gene encoding NADH-quinone oxidoreductase subunit NuoI, producing MTFMEKIYLPAILKGMSITISHLFKRKATIQYPEQKRPMSEVFRGLHILKRDEKGAERCTACGLCALACPAEAITMTAAERKPEEKNLYREEKYASVYEINMLRCIFCGLCEEACPKAAIFLQNDKTAPASYEREDFIFGKDRLVEPFLQSKS from the coding sequence ATGACTTTTATGGAAAAAATATATCTCCCTGCAATTCTGAAGGGAATGTCTATTACCATCAGTCATCTTTTTAAGCGTAAGGCCACCATTCAATATCCGGAACAAAAGAGACCGATGAGTGAGGTTTTTAGAGGTCTTCATATTCTGAAAAGAGATGAAAAAGGAGCTGAGCGATGTACCGCATGTGGATTGTGTGCATTGGCCTGTCCTGCGGAAGCAATTACCATGACCGCAGCAGAAAGAAAGCCGGAAGAAAAGAATTTGTATCGCGAGGAAAAGTATGCTTCGGTATATGAAATAAATATGCTGAGGTGTATTTTTTGTGGACTGTGTGAAGAGGCCTGTCCCAAAGCGGCTATTTTTCTGCAGAATGACAAGACCGCCCCTGCGAGTTATGAGCGAGAAGATTTTATTTTTGGAAAAGATCGATTAGTTGAACCCTTTCTTCAAAGCAAATCATGA